From the Rhodoferax sp. WC2427 genome, one window contains:
- the trpD gene encoding anthranilate phosphoribosyltransferase, translating to MITPQEALQRTIEHREIFHDEMLHIMRLIMRGEMSPVMMAALITGLRVKKETIGEITAAAQVMREYSTKVHVADKTHLVDIVGTGGDGSHTFNISTCSMFVAAAAGAKVSKHGGRSVSSKSGSADVLESLGVNINLSPERIAQCVAEVGIGFMFAPNHHPAMKNVAPVRKELGVRTLFNILGPLTNPADAPNILMGVFHPDLVGIQVRALQRLGAEHALVVYGKDGMDEVSLGAATVVGELKNGEISEYEIHPEDFGMTMASHRNLRVETPEQSKAMLLGVLDNDHGAARDIVILNAGATLYAANVAGSMAEGLVLARKAIESGAAKAKLQALVDATAG from the coding sequence ATGATCACCCCCCAAGAAGCCCTGCAACGCACCATCGAACACCGCGAAATCTTCCACGACGAGATGCTGCACATCATGCGGCTCATCATGCGCGGCGAAATGTCGCCGGTGATGATGGCCGCGCTGATCACCGGCCTGCGCGTGAAGAAGGAAACCATCGGTGAAATCACCGCCGCCGCCCAGGTGATGCGCGAGTACTCCACCAAGGTCCACGTGGCCGACAAGACGCATCTGGTGGACATCGTCGGCACTGGTGGCGACGGCTCGCACACCTTCAACATCTCCACCTGCTCCATGTTTGTGGCCGCCGCCGCCGGGGCCAAGGTCAGCAAGCACGGTGGGCGCAGCGTCAGCAGCAAAAGCGGCAGCGCCGACGTGCTGGAGAGCCTGGGCGTCAACATCAACCTCTCGCCAGAGCGCATCGCCCAATGCGTAGCCGAGGTCGGCATCGGTTTCATGTTCGCCCCCAACCACCACCCGGCCATGAAGAACGTGGCCCCGGTGCGCAAGGAACTGGGCGTGCGCACCCTGTTCAACATCCTCGGCCCCCTGACCAACCCCGCCGACGCGCCCAACATCCTGATGGGCGTGTTCCACCCCGACCTGGTCGGCATCCAGGTGCGCGCCCTGCAGCGCCTGGGCGCCGAGCACGCGCTGGTGGTCTACGGCAAGGACGGTATGGACGAGGTCAGCCTGGGCGCCGCCACCGTGGTGGGCGAGCTCAAAAACGGCGAAATCAGCGAATACGAGATCCACCCCGAAGATTTCGGCATGACCATGGCCAGCCACCGCAATCTGCGCGTGGAAACCCCCGAACAGTCCAAAGCCATGCTGCTGGGCGTGCTGGACAACGACCACGGCGCCGCGCGCGACATCGTGATTTTGAACGCCGGGGCTACCCTCTACGCCGCCAACGTGGCGGGCTCGATGGCCGAAGGTTTGGTGCTGGCGCGCAAAGCGATTGAGTCCGGTGCCGCCAAAGCCAAGTTGCAGGCCCTGGTCGACGCTACGGCGGGCTAA
- a CDS encoding methyl-accepting chemotaxis protein gives MSAIFTSLRGKIVAVTGAVLLVGLVGLSANNVWTARTYALDSLDSQTQSLARSHAEGVAEWVAQNQRVVASLATAVNDEDPVKSLAQAKIAGGVDSVYIGYPDKKAFFSEKPTVPPGWDPTARPWYLQAAAASAPVVTAPYVDASTKKLVITFASASRDAGQVKAVIAADVYMDTVLRNVASIRPTPGTYGFIVAKDGTIVVHEDASLLLKPVTDIAPSLGQGGLTRLQGLTEVRVRDEDRLVYAAPIAGTDWTLVVALHRNEAMASIRAMVWTSFLGCLVVVVLVLLVIAGVLSKTLTRLTVLRDAMQEVGSGDGDLTLRVATTGNDELSTIASSFNQFVEKIDAVMQRVRSSADGVAMASAEISQGNNDLSARTEHQASALEETAASMEELGSTVRQNADNARQANQLAMSASTVAIQGGEVVGQVVETMKGINDSSKKIADIISVIDGIAFQTNILALNAAVEAARAGEQGRGFAVVASEVRSLAGRSADAAKEIKLLISASVERVAQGTTLVDQAGTTMTEVVSSIQRVTQIMGAISLASSEQSQGVAQVGEAVTQMDQTTQQNAALVEQMAAAASSLKAQAGDLVQVVGVFKLGAGAAHHDRQRVAAIAPVRVPPSVRAIPAPAARSGPPLSAAKPVAPRPSPAKLAAPQPRPVPTKSADSASDWASF, from the coding sequence ATGTCTGCAATTTTTACCTCCTTGCGTGGGAAGATCGTGGCGGTCACCGGTGCCGTGCTGCTGGTCGGCTTGGTCGGTCTGTCTGCCAACAATGTATGGACGGCCCGGACCTATGCGCTGGATTCGCTGGACAGCCAGACCCAGTCGTTGGCACGCTCCCATGCCGAAGGCGTTGCCGAATGGGTTGCGCAAAACCAGCGGGTGGTGGCCTCGTTGGCGACCGCGGTGAACGATGAAGACCCCGTCAAGTCATTGGCACAAGCCAAGATTGCCGGTGGCGTCGATTCTGTGTACATCGGCTATCCCGACAAGAAGGCTTTCTTCTCGGAGAAGCCCACCGTGCCGCCAGGATGGGACCCCACTGCGCGCCCGTGGTACCTGCAGGCGGCAGCGGCTTCCGCCCCGGTGGTGACGGCACCCTATGTCGATGCGAGCACCAAAAAGCTGGTCATTACCTTTGCCTCTGCTTCCAGAGACGCAGGCCAGGTGAAGGCGGTGATTGCGGCCGATGTGTACATGGATACCGTGTTGCGCAACGTGGCTTCCATCCGCCCCACACCAGGCACCTACGGCTTTATTGTGGCCAAGGACGGCACGATCGTGGTCCATGAAGATGCCAGTCTGCTGCTCAAGCCGGTGACCGACATCGCCCCCAGCCTGGGCCAGGGGGGCTTGACCCGCTTGCAAGGGCTGACCGAGGTCCGCGTCCGCGATGAGGACCGCTTGGTCTACGCGGCACCGATTGCCGGTACCGACTGGACCCTGGTGGTGGCGCTGCACCGCAACGAGGCCATGGCCAGTATCCGGGCCATGGTGTGGACATCGTTTCTAGGTTGCCTGGTCGTGGTGGTGCTGGTGTTGCTCGTCATTGCCGGCGTGCTCAGCAAGACCCTGACCCGCCTGACGGTGCTGCGCGATGCCATGCAAGAGGTGGGTTCGGGTGACGGTGACCTGACCCTGCGTGTTGCCACCACGGGCAACGACGAACTGTCCACCATTGCCTCCAGCTTCAACCAGTTTGTCGAGAAGATCGATGCCGTGATGCAGCGGGTGCGCAGCAGCGCGGACGGCGTGGCCATGGCCAGTGCCGAAATCTCGCAAGGCAACAACGATCTGAGTGCCCGCACGGAACACCAAGCCAGCGCGCTTGAGGAAACCGCCGCGTCGATGGAAGAGCTGGGCTCTACCGTGCGCCAGAACGCCGACAACGCCCGCCAGGCCAACCAGCTGGCCATGAGCGCCTCGACGGTCGCCATCCAGGGCGGCGAAGTGGTCGGCCAGGTGGTCGAGACCATGAAGGGCATCAACGACAGCTCCAAGAAGATCGCCGACATCATCAGCGTGATCGACGGCATCGCCTTCCAGACCAACATCCTGGCGCTCAATGCCGCGGTGGAAGCCGCCCGTGCGGGCGAGCAGGGCCGGGGCTTTGCGGTGGTGGCCAGCGAGGTACGGTCCCTGGCGGGGCGTTCGGCCGATGCAGCCAAAGAAATCAAATTGCTGATCTCGGCCAGCGTGGAGCGGGTCGCGCAGGGCACCACCCTGGTGGACCAGGCTGGCACCACCATGACCGAGGTGGTCAGCTCCATCCAGCGTGTCACCCAGATCATGGGCGCCATCAGCCTCGCCAGCTCCGAGCAAAGCCAGGGCGTGGCCCAGGTGGGCGAAGCCGTGACGCAAATGGACCAGACCACCCAGCAAAATGCGGCGCTCGTCGAGCAGATGGCGGCGGCCGCCAGCAGCCTGAAGGCCCAGGCGGGCGATCTGGTGCAGGTGGTGGGGGTGTTCAAACTGGGGGCCGGTGCCGCCCACCATGACCGCCAGCGGGTCGCCGCCATCGCGCCGGTGCGTGTGCCGCCCTCCGTGCGTGCCATACCCGCCCCGGCGGCACGCAGCGGGCCCCCGCTGTCGGCGGCCAAGCCGGTGGCGCCACGGCCCAGCCCGGCCAAACTGGCCGCGCCTCAGCCAAGGCCGGTACCTACCAAGTCAGCCGACAGTGCCTCGGATTGGGCGTCTTTTTAA
- a CDS encoding DUF2189 domain-containing protein, giving the protein MQPLPDTESTTPPPTGYVPYVPPPSTAPQREIVALALADPLRWLAAGGRDLLAAKGIALFYGLCFWLMAVVLAAVFRHQPEYTMSIVSGCFLVGPFLAMGLYEVSRRRELGLVPELGASITCWDAHIRSMAMLVLVLMVLELLWGRASLVVFAVFFHTGMPSTANVLQAVFSPDNWQFLATYLVVGSVFAGLVYAFCVVSIPMVLDRDTDAITAAITSFQVVTSNPLTMLLWGVLITSLLLGAMLLPWSVGLLLVGPWLGHASWHAYRRAVRWAEPGPAGT; this is encoded by the coding sequence ATGCAACCCTTGCCCGACACCGAATCCACCACCCCGCCGCCCACTGGCTATGTGCCCTACGTGCCGCCGCCCAGCACCGCGCCCCAGCGCGAGATCGTGGCGCTGGCCCTGGCCGACCCGCTGCGCTGGCTGGCCGCAGGCGGGCGTGACCTGCTGGCGGCCAAGGGTATTGCGCTGTTTTACGGCCTGTGCTTCTGGCTGATGGCGGTGGTGCTGGCGGCGGTTTTTCGGCACCAGCCGGAATACACCATGTCGATTGTCTCGGGCTGCTTTCTGGTGGGGCCGTTTTTGGCCATGGGTTTGTACGAGGTCAGCCGCCGCCGCGAGCTCGGCCTGGTGCCCGAGCTGGGCGCATCCATCACCTGCTGGGACGCGCACATCCGCAGCATGGCGATGCTGGTCCTGGTGCTGATGGTGCTGGAGTTGCTGTGGGGCCGGGCCTCGCTGGTGGTGTTTGCGGTGTTCTTCCACACCGGCATGCCGTCTACCGCCAACGTGCTGCAGGCCGTCTTCAGCCCCGATAACTGGCAGTTCCTGGCGACGTATCTGGTGGTGGGCAGCGTCTTTGCCGGGCTGGTGTACGCCTTTTGCGTGGTGTCCATCCCCATGGTGCTGGACCGCGATACCGACGCCATCACCGCCGCCATCACCAGCTTCCAGGTGGTCACCTCGAACCCGCTGACCATGCTGCTGTGGGGCGTTCTTATCACCTCGCTGCTGCTCGGGGCGATGCTGCTGCCCTGGAGTGTGGGGCTGCTGCTGGTCGGTCCCTGGCTCGGGCATGCGAGCTGGCATGCCTACCGGCGCGCCGTGCGCTGGGCTGAACCTGGGCCGGCAGGGACCTGA
- a CDS encoding DoxX family protein — protein sequence MTTTSPDPSLVRRFIAACTRIPDSAIALLARFSIAAVFWKSGQTKVEGLAIDLVGGELHLGWPHLSDSAVALFQQEYKLPLLPPELAATLAACAEHVFPVLLLLGLATRLSALGLLGMTLTIQLFVYPDAYPTHGTWAALLLYLVAQGPGKLSVDAWIARRRGWYLLHI from the coding sequence ATGACCACCACCAGCCCTGACCCATCCCTCGTGCGCCGCTTCATCGCCGCCTGCACGCGCATCCCCGATTCGGCGATCGCCTTGCTGGCCCGCTTTTCCATCGCCGCCGTGTTCTGGAAGTCTGGCCAGACCAAGGTCGAGGGCCTGGCCATCGACCTCGTGGGCGGCGAGCTCCACCTGGGCTGGCCGCACCTGTCGGACTCGGCCGTGGCACTGTTCCAGCAGGAGTACAAGCTGCCCCTGCTGCCCCCCGAGTTGGCCGCGACCCTGGCCGCCTGCGCCGAGCATGTCTTTCCCGTGTTGTTGTTGCTGGGCCTGGCCACGCGCCTGTCGGCCCTGGGCCTGCTGGGCATGACGCTGACCATCCAGCTCTTCGTCTACCCCGACGCCTACCCCACCCACGGCACCTGGGCGGCACTGCTGCTGTACCTGGTGGCGCAGGGGCCGGGGAAGCTGTCGGTGGATGCGTGGATCGCGCGGCGCCGGGGGTGGTATTTGCTACATATCTAA
- a CDS encoding DUF2063 domain-containing protein, which translates to MTSQTTFAAAVLDPALPAPTGLRVWNGSDPAARFAIYRNNLAVSLVDALADTFPAVQELVGGDFFRAMARLYVQAHPPHTRAMAWYGAGFAAFVDNFGPAASVPYLADVARLEMGRVRAYHAADVDAVAPQALQAALADPQQLAQLRLDLHPSLQVIASRFAVFSLWAAHRGALQAADVDPALPQTALVSRRGLDVEVLEVSAAAGAFITALQQGCSLLAATRSDPTLDLPATLALLIRQQLITRLSTGEPHDHHQP; encoded by the coding sequence ATGACATCCCAAACCACCTTCGCCGCCGCCGTGCTCGACCCCGCACTGCCCGCACCCACCGGCCTGCGGGTGTGGAACGGCTCCGACCCCGCCGCACGCTTTGCCATCTACCGCAACAACCTAGCCGTGTCGCTGGTGGATGCGCTGGCCGACACCTTTCCCGCCGTGCAAGAGTTGGTGGGCGGGGACTTCTTTCGGGCCATGGCGCGCCTGTACGTGCAGGCCCACCCGCCGCACACCCGGGCCATGGCCTGGTACGGCGCAGGCTTTGCCGCTTTTGTCGACAACTTTGGGCCTGCCGCCAGCGTGCCCTACCTGGCTGACGTGGCGCGGCTGGAGATGGGCCGGGTGCGTGCCTACCACGCTGCCGATGTAGATGCGGTGGCCCCCCAGGCGTTGCAGGCCGCGCTGGCCGACCCGCAGCAGCTGGCTCAACTGCGGCTGGACCTGCACCCATCGTTGCAGGTCATTGCATCCCGCTTCGCCGTGTTTTCGCTCTGGGCGGCCCACCGGGGTGCGCTACAGGCCGCCGACGTAGACCCTGCGCTGCCGCAAACCGCACTGGTGTCGCGCCGGGGGCTGGACGTGGAGGTGCTGGAGGTCTCTGCCGCCGCCGGGGCCTTCATCACCGCCCTGCAGCAGGGCTGCAGCCTGCTGGCCGCCACCCGCAGCGACCCCACGCTGGACCTGCCCGCCACCCTGGCCCTGCTGATACGCCAGCAACTCATCACCCGCCTTTCGACCGGAGAGCCCCATGACCACCACCAGCCCTGA
- a CDS encoding DUF692 domain-containing protein — protein sequence MPTTLPPGVGIGLKSAHIREILDTAPDLGFFEVHAENYLVDGGPAHHYLARIRERYPLSIHGVGLSIGADAPLDTAHLDALAVLLDRYAPQSFSEHLAWSTHGDVFLNDLLPLPYTAATLQRVCDHIDQVQTRLQRRMLLENPATYVEFVASTWREADFIREVVRRTGCGLLLDVNNVFVCSVNHHFDPHTYLQALPLQAVGEIHLAGFAETQDGAGDPLLIDSHGAPVAQAVWDLYAFALGLTGPVPTLVERDNDVPAWPVLWAEARAAQAMLAAQPPHANLLPQGGEGAIRNALPYSLSRRAGEGRGEGVQ from the coding sequence ATGCCCACAACCTTGCCGCCCGGTGTGGGCATCGGCCTTAAATCTGCCCACATCCGGGAGATTCTGGACACCGCACCCGACCTGGGTTTTTTTGAAGTCCATGCCGAGAACTACCTGGTAGACGGCGGCCCGGCCCACCACTATCTGGCCCGCATCCGCGAACGCTATCCGCTGTCCATCCACGGCGTGGGCCTGTCCATCGGGGCCGACGCGCCGCTGGACACCGCCCACCTTGACGCGCTGGCCGTGCTGCTCGACCGCTATGCCCCCCAATCCTTTTCCGAGCACCTGGCCTGGTCCACCCACGGCGACGTGTTCCTGAACGACCTGCTGCCCTTGCCCTACACCGCCGCCACCTTGCAACGCGTGTGCGACCACATCGACCAGGTGCAGACCCGCCTGCAGCGCCGCATGCTGCTGGAGAACCCCGCTACCTATGTGGAATTTGTGGCCTCCACCTGGCGTGAAGCGGACTTCATCCGCGAGGTGGTGCGCCGCACCGGCTGCGGCCTGCTGCTGGACGTGAACAACGTGTTTGTCTGCAGCGTGAACCACCACTTTGATCCGCACACCTACCTGCAGGCCCTGCCGCTGCAGGCCGTGGGCGAGATCCACCTGGCCGGTTTTGCCGAAACCCAGGACGGTGCAGGCGACCCGCTGCTGATCGACAGCCACGGCGCACCCGTGGCCCAGGCGGTATGGGATTTGTATGCCTTTGCGCTGGGCCTGACTGGCCCCGTGCCCACCCTGGTCGAGCGTGACAACGACGTGCCTGCCTGGCCGGTGCTGTGGGCCGAGGCGCGGGCGGCGCAAGCAATGTTGGCGGCCCAACCCCCTCACGCCAACCTGCTCCCCCAAGGTGGAGAGGGCGCAATACGGAATGCGCTGCCTTACTCCCTCTCCCGCCGCGCGGGAGAGGGCCGGGGTGAGGGTGTGCAATGA
- a CDS encoding DUF2282 domain-containing protein, with the protein MTASTQSFASTAVLALALGSALAMAAAPAAAADEKEKCFGVAMAGKNDCAAGAGTTCAGTSKMDYQANSWKYVPAGTCESMKSATSPTGMGQKMAFPAKM; encoded by the coding sequence ATGACCGCTTCCACCCAATCCTTCGCTTCCACCGCTGTGCTGGCCCTGGCCCTGGGCTCTGCCCTGGCGATGGCCGCCGCCCCGGCTGCCGCTGCCGACGAAAAAGAAAAATGCTTCGGTGTGGCCATGGCCGGCAAGAACGATTGTGCCGCCGGTGCGGGCACCACCTGTGCGGGTACTTCCAAGATGGACTACCAGGCCAATTCCTGGAAGTATGTGCCCGCAGGCACCTGCGAATCCATGAAGTCCGCCACCTCGCCGACCGGCATGGGCCAGAAGATGGCTTTCCCCGCCAAGATGTAA
- a CDS encoding NAD(P)H-dependent flavin oxidoreductase, which translates to MHLCTLLGTQLPLIQAPMAGVQGSALAVAVSNTGGLGSLPAAMLGLDALQAELTRIQAQTTQPYNVNFFCHTPPPPADDTPWRAALAPYYQEMGLDLACIVPGPGRAPFSAEAAHLLRTFKPPVVSFHFGLPSPALLEVVRSWGAKVLSSATTVEEALWLQAQGVDAIIAQGLEAGGHRGHFLADDLTRQMGTFALLPQIVKAVNVPVIAAGGIADAQGVAAAMALGAAGVQIGTAYLLCPEATTSAVHRAALQSEAARHTALTNVFTGRPARGILNRVMREQGPISAAAPAFPMATAAMAPLRAAAERLGQGDFSPLWSGQNASGCQALPAAEVTRLLAQGF; encoded by the coding sequence ATGCACCTCTGTACCCTGCTGGGCACCCAACTGCCCCTCATCCAAGCCCCCATGGCCGGGGTCCAGGGCAGCGCCCTGGCTGTGGCCGTGAGCAACACCGGGGGCCTGGGCTCCCTGCCCGCCGCCATGCTGGGGCTGGACGCCTTGCAGGCCGAGCTGACGCGCATCCAGGCGCAGACCACGCAGCCCTACAACGTCAACTTTTTCTGCCACACGCCCCCACCGCCTGCCGATGACACGCCCTGGCGCGCGGCGCTGGCACCGTACTACCAGGAGATGGGACTGGACCTGGCCTGCATCGTGCCCGGCCCGGGTCGCGCACCGTTCAGCGCCGAGGCCGCGCACCTGCTGCGCACCTTCAAGCCGCCAGTGGTGAGCTTCCATTTCGGCCTGCCCAGCCCGGCCCTGCTGGAGGTGGTGCGCAGCTGGGGGGCCAAGGTGCTGTCGTCCGCCACCACGGTAGAAGAAGCCCTGTGGCTGCAGGCGCAGGGGGTGGATGCCATCATTGCCCAGGGCCTGGAGGCGGGCGGGCACCGCGGGCACTTCTTGGCAGACGACCTGACGCGGCAAATGGGCACCTTCGCCCTGCTGCCGCAAATCGTCAAGGCCGTCAATGTGCCGGTGATTGCCGCCGGGGGCATTGCCGATGCCCAGGGCGTGGCAGCGGCCATGGCGCTGGGCGCAGCGGGGGTGCAGATCGGCACCGCCTACCTGCTGTGCCCCGAGGCCACCACCAGCGCCGTGCACCGGGCCGCGCTGCAAAGCGAGGCGGCACGCCACACGGCCTTGACCAATGTGTTCACTGGACGGCCCGCGCGCGGCATTCTGAACCGGGTGATGCGTGAGCAGGGCCCCATCAGCGCAGCGGCCCCGGCATTCCCCATGGCGACCGCCGCCATGGCCCCGCTGCGGGCGGCGGCAGAGCGCTTGGGGCAAGGCGATTTCTCGCCGCTGTGGTCGGGGCAGAACGCCAGCGGCTGCCAGGCGCTGCCCGCGGCAGAGGTCACGCGGCTGCTCGCCCAGGGCTTCTAA
- a CDS encoding glycoside hydrolase family 3 N-terminal domain-containing protein — protein MHYDLPTHRRRGLAALCSAALLAGCGGGSSPAALTDLQAKAAAAATLPQYADWPHITSDLPSSAALEARIKTIVDGMSLAEKVGQMTQPEIKSITPDQVRQFYIGSVLNGGGSWPQNNKHALSSDWVKLADAYWMASMATDSKVKIPVIWGTDAVHGHGNVYGATLFPHNIGLGAANDPALVRRIGQAVATQVASTGIDWSFAPTLAVVRDDRWGRTYEGYSEDPLIVNKYGYEMIKGLQGDLTKPTNVIATAKHFMGDGGTDQGKDQGVNMSSKSEMVNIHGQGYYSALGAGAQTVMASFNSWTNESLGITVGKMHGSKEMLTDVLKTKIGFDGFVIGDWNGHGQVPGCSDASCAQAINAGVDMIMVPDQWQGFITNTMAQVQNGTIPMARIDDAVTRILRVKMRAGIFSAKRPLERLNAGDAAQLQHRVLAREAVRKSLVLLKNNNNLLPLVRGQKVLVVGKSADNLSNQTGGWSLTWQGTSNTNADFPNADSILAGIQAATGAANVTYSATGAGVNLADFKAVIAVIGETPYAEGVGDIGKTGTLEHARRYPEDLAVLNAVSGKGVPVVTVLVTGRPVLVNKEINRSDAFVVAWLPGTEGKGVGDVLFRTYNGKVNFDTMGKLSFSWPKSGCQTPLNVGDAAYDPLFAYGYGMRYADQKTLAPLDETVPTLGCGQTAGGGTTAVDLEIFNSTDQAPFALGIGSPENWGGTLLGSDLNAVIAHATLKAETTQVNVQQDGKKLTWTGTGQFYAQQPGTSDQQSYLNSDAALVFDTIVHQLPEGLVKVRIDCSYPCIGEVDGTTLFSTLGLNTKRTVKLPLSCFAAKGTDFATINTPFLVYTEKAFSASFAHIRWVPGAAKDADAVACNTLVPPDVALPTPKPGPTYTVFNNGVVSDGFKANTYSTNGVHTSFSVLPTGELALNFAADGGDGLLFFNDSGPINLGNFTGGKLQFDINVGSYGSNTGGLVVKMESAGTNCNTGDVLFGRPAAGGWQPVSINMATITAAQSACFDLRRTNVPFAIFPKWGDQQGVQFQVRNVRFVQ, from the coding sequence ATGCATTACGACTTACCAACCCACCGACGCAGAGGCCTGGCGGCACTGTGCAGTGCCGCCTTGCTCGCCGGATGCGGGGGCGGCTCCAGCCCGGCGGCGCTGACCGACCTGCAGGCCAAGGCGGCGGCGGCTGCCACCCTGCCCCAGTACGCCGACTGGCCCCACATCACCAGCGACCTGCCCAGCAGCGCCGCGCTGGAAGCCCGCATCAAGACCATCGTGGACGGCATGAGCCTGGCGGAAAAAGTAGGCCAGATGACGCAGCCCGAAATCAAGAGCATCACGCCCGACCAGGTGCGCCAGTTCTACATCGGCTCGGTGCTCAACGGCGGCGGCTCCTGGCCGCAGAACAACAAGCACGCGCTCTCCAGCGACTGGGTCAAGCTGGCCGATGCCTACTGGATGGCCTCGATGGCCACCGACTCCAAGGTGAAGATCCCGGTGATCTGGGGCACCGACGCGGTCCACGGCCACGGCAATGTCTATGGCGCCACGCTGTTCCCGCACAACATCGGCCTGGGTGCCGCCAACGACCCGGCGCTGGTGCGGCGCATCGGCCAGGCGGTGGCCACGCAGGTCGCCTCCACCGGCATCGACTGGAGCTTTGCGCCCACGCTGGCGGTGGTGCGCGACGACCGCTGGGGCCGCACCTACGAGGGCTACTCCGAAGACCCGCTGATCGTCAACAAATACGGCTACGAGATGATCAAGGGCCTGCAAGGCGACCTCACCAAACCCACCAACGTGATCGCCACCGCCAAGCACTTCATGGGCGACGGCGGCACCGACCAGGGCAAGGACCAAGGCGTGAACATGTCCAGCAAAAGCGAGATGGTCAACATCCACGGCCAGGGCTACTACTCGGCGCTGGGCGCAGGCGCGCAGACCGTGATGGCCTCCTTCAACAGCTGGACCAACGAGAGCCTGGGCATCACCGTGGGCAAGATGCACGGCAGCAAGGAAATGCTGACCGATGTACTGAAAACCAAGATCGGCTTTGACGGCTTTGTGATTGGCGACTGGAACGGCCACGGCCAGGTGCCTGGCTGCAGCGATGCCAGCTGTGCCCAGGCCATCAACGCCGGGGTCGACATGATCATGGTGCCCGACCAGTGGCAGGGCTTCATCACCAACACCATGGCCCAGGTGCAAAACGGCACCATCCCCATGGCGCGCATCGACGATGCCGTGACCCGCATCCTGCGGGTCAAGATGCGCGCCGGTATCTTCAGCGCCAAGCGCCCCCTGGAGCGCCTGAACGCTGGCGATGCCGCCCAGTTGCAACACCGCGTGCTGGCCCGCGAGGCGGTGCGCAAATCGCTGGTGCTGCTGAAGAACAACAACAACCTGCTGCCCCTGGTGCGCGGCCAAAAAGTGCTGGTGGTGGGCAAATCGGCCGACAACCTGTCGAACCAGACCGGTGGCTGGTCGCTCACCTGGCAAGGCACCTCCAACACCAACGCCGACTTCCCCAATGCCGACAGCATTCTGGCGGGCATCCAGGCCGCCACCGGTGCCGCCAACGTCACCTACAGCGCCACGGGCGCAGGTGTCAACCTGGCCGACTTCAAGGCGGTGATCGCCGTGATCGGTGAAACGCCGTACGCCGAAGGCGTGGGCGACATCGGCAAAACCGGCACGCTGGAACATGCCCGCCGCTACCCCGAAGATCTGGCCGTGCTGAACGCCGTGAGCGGCAAGGGCGTGCCGGTGGTCACCGTGCTGGTGACGGGTCGCCCGGTGCTGGTCAACAAGGAGATCAACCGTTCAGACGCGTTTGTGGTGGCCTGGCTGCCCGGCACCGAGGGCAAGGGCGTGGGCGACGTGCTCTTCCGCACCTACAACGGCAAGGTCAACTTCGACACCATGGGCAAGCTGTCTTTCTCGTGGCCCAAGTCGGGCTGCCAGACCCCGCTGAACGTGGGCGACGCCGCCTACGACCCGCTGTTTGCCTACGGCTACGGCATGCGCTACGCCGACCAGAAAACCCTGGCCCCACTGGACGAAACCGTGCCCACCCTGGGCTGCGGACAAACGGCTGGGGGCGGCACCACCGCGGTGGACCTGGAGATCTTCAACTCCACCGACCAGGCCCCGTTTGCGCTGGGCATCGGCTCGCCCGAAAACTGGGGCGGCACCTTGCTGGGCTCCGACTTGAACGCGGTCATTGCCCACGCCACCCTCAAGGCCGAAACCACCCAGGTGAACGTGCAGCAAGACGGCAAGAAGCTCACCTGGACCGGCACCGGCCAGTTCTACGCGCAGCAGCCCGGCACCAGCGACCAGCAAAGCTACCTCAACTCGGACGCGGCACTGGTGTTTGACACCATCGTGCACCAGCTGCCCGAAGGCCTGGTCAAGGTGCGCATCGACTGCAGCTACCCCTGCATCGGCGAAGTGGACGGCACCACGCTGTTCAGCACCCTGGGCCTGAACACCAAGCGCACGGTCAAGCTGCCACTGAGCTGCTTTGCCGCCAAGGGCACCGACTTCGCCACCATCAACACGCCGTTCCTCGTGTACACCGAGAAAGCCTTTAGCGCCTCGTTTGCCCACATCCGCTGGGTGCCGGGTGCCGCCAAAGATGCCGACGCGGTGGCCTGCAACACCCTGGTGCCGCCCGATGTGGCCCTGCCCACGCCCAAGCCCGGCCCCACCTACACCGTGTTCAACAACGGCGTGGTGTCCGACGGCTTCAAGGCCAACACCTATTCCACCAACGGTGTGCACACCAGCTTCAGCGTGCTGCCCACGGGCGAGCTGGCGCTGAACTTTGCCGCCGACGGGGGCGACGGCCTGCTGTTCTTCAACGACAGCGGCCCCATCAACCTGGGCAACTTCACCGGCGGCAAGCTGCAGTTCGACATCAACGTGGGCAGCTACGGCAGCAACACCGGCGGCCTGGTGGTGAAGATGGAAAGCGCAGGCACCAACTGCAACACCGGCGACGTGCTGTTTGGCCGCCCTGCCGCGGGTGGCTGGCAACCGGTGAGCATCAACATGGCCACTATCACCGCGGCCCAGTCTGCCTGCTTTGACCTGCGCCGCACCAACGTGCCGTTTGCCATCTTCCCGAAATGGGGTGACCAGCAAGGCGTGCAGTTCCAGGTGCGCAACGTCCGATTCGTCCAATAA